A region of Myxococcota bacterium DNA encodes the following proteins:
- a CDS encoding DUF4388 domain-containing protein: MSVRIQIAKNGRVRLQGELPERHRERGYALVETPASILLGVDELREAPEGQTLVLAGDLTQVPFPEVVTLIAHGRRSAVLRVYGSSVTRTVVFRQGEVRGTASQRAGEHLDDVAVRMGLVERKHMDDLVHEFGDARHAGRVAVERGMLSERDLWNAVQEHVTTVFQAILLETKGSFVLTDEEVDESLLFPGLSAEGLLMEGVRRLDELRVGADGDDHAPRRVLIAFNSAFRDIFATAADAGAGSALHRAVESVFDDDPAHATFRGLRFAADGELPEDVVMGMLDDRGFKSDDACEQLSSMLSTVMLFLLFVAGEHLEATVHQALHARVKSRIHRN, encoded by the coding sequence ATGAGCGTACGCATCCAGATCGCGAAGAACGGGCGGGTTCGTCTCCAGGGGGAGCTGCCCGAGCGGCACCGCGAGCGCGGCTACGCCCTCGTGGAGACCCCGGCGTCGATCCTGCTCGGGGTCGACGAGCTGCGCGAGGCACCCGAGGGCCAGACCCTGGTGCTCGCCGGTGATCTCACCCAGGTGCCGTTCCCGGAGGTCGTGACGCTGATCGCCCACGGACGTCGCTCTGCCGTGTTGCGCGTCTACGGCTCGTCCGTGACCCGCACCGTGGTCTTCCGTCAGGGAGAGGTGCGCGGGACGGCGAGTCAGCGCGCCGGCGAGCATCTGGACGACGTGGCGGTGCGCATGGGGCTGGTCGAGCGCAAGCACATGGACGATCTCGTGCACGAGTTCGGCGACGCGCGTCACGCGGGCCGCGTGGCAGTCGAGCGCGGCATGCTCTCGGAGCGCGATCTCTGGAACGCCGTGCAGGAGCATGTCACCACGGTCTTCCAGGCGATCCTGCTCGAGACGAAGGGCAGTTTCGTCCTCACCGACGAAGAGGTGGACGAGTCGCTGCTCTTCCCCGGGCTCTCGGCCGAGGGACTCCTGATGGAAGGCGTGCGCCGGCTCGACGAGCTGCGCGTCGGCGCCGACGGCGACGACCATGCACCGCGGCGCGTGCTCATCGCCTTCAACAGCGCGTTCCGCGACATCTTCGCGACGGCGGCCGATGCGGGCGCCGGTTCCGCGCTGCATCGTGCCGTCGAGAGCGTCTTCGACGACGATCCGGCCCACGCGACGTTCCGGGGCCTGCGCTTCGCGGCCGACGGCGAACTGCCAGAGGACGTGGTGATGGGGATGCTCGACGATCGCGGCTTCAAGTCGGACGACGCCTGCGAACAGCTCTCGTCGATGCTGTCGACAGTGATGCTCTTCCTGCTCTTCGTCGCCGGAGAGCACCTCGAAGCGACGGTGCACCAGGCGCTCCACGCGCGTGTGAAGAGCCGGATCCACCGGAACTAG
- a CDS encoding carboxypeptidase regulatory-like domain-containing protein gives MDVSVRSGRSDAPGRISARAAAILSGLVVGMLAQSAPAGAAEGIRGAVLGPGKQPVVGAIVTFQRGTPAHRVSVFTDERGIFQTPPLAGAGPTTVIARRIGWNTVRREDIPLEDGQWLRLDVSPTEDPLEVAAQLPANRWFDLLLARLDDPDEREEFVRQCTYCHQQGNWATRRQRDPEEWRKILHLMGRMGGLLSRDLREKLPALLNEAYDPNHAAAALGVGEPGFAPPPPSEVRKAVVEEWDLGGRASMQHDMLVHPDGRIYSVDMTQDQLYRLTPETGAREAWSIPHGDLPLGGVFASAGPPMVPNANAHVGPHSLQVAPDGNVWITLALGNQLARFDVETETFTTVTLEEGFYPHTLRFDLRGRIWYTIAASNHLGMYDPHTEERRELRLPARTFGQAFAMRMMPLALWIGRHVDLRGTAADGDGFTAPIPYGIDVAPNGAVWFSQLNEHRIGRIDPDSFAIEMVETPFTAPRRLRFDDEGMLWIPGFSSGVLARFDPETREFREYPLPIEPAGTETPYALHVHRPSGDVWICGTNSDTLIRFVPETETFTVFPLPTRVTYTREIDFDDEGRVWTSNSNQPTWQIEGGTPRLLRLDPRGVPDPDYARQEGTRR, from the coding sequence ATGGACGTCTCCGTTCGCAGCGGGCGCAGCGACGCGCCCGGACGCATCAGCGCGAGGGCGGCGGCGATTCTATCCGGGCTCGTGGTCGGGATGCTCGCGCAGAGCGCGCCCGCCGGTGCTGCGGAGGGCATTCGGGGCGCCGTGCTCGGCCCTGGGAAGCAGCCGGTCGTCGGTGCGATCGTAACCTTCCAACGCGGCACGCCGGCGCACCGGGTGAGCGTGTTCACAGACGAGCGGGGGATCTTCCAGACGCCGCCCCTCGCGGGCGCAGGCCCGACCACCGTGATCGCGCGCCGCATCGGCTGGAACACCGTGCGTCGCGAGGACATCCCGCTCGAGGACGGACAGTGGCTGCGGCTCGATGTTTCGCCGACCGAGGATCCCCTCGAGGTCGCGGCTCAGCTTCCGGCGAACCGCTGGTTCGACCTGCTGCTCGCGCGGCTCGACGACCCGGACGAGCGGGAAGAGTTCGTGCGCCAGTGCACCTACTGCCACCAGCAGGGCAACTGGGCGACCCGCCGCCAACGCGACCCGGAAGAGTGGCGGAAGATCCTGCATCTGATGGGTCGCATGGGGGGCCTCCTCAGCCGCGATCTCCGCGAGAAGCTTCCGGCGCTGCTGAACGAGGCCTACGATCCGAACCACGCGGCAGCCGCGCTCGGCGTGGGCGAGCCTGGCTTCGCGCCCCCGCCGCCGTCCGAGGTGCGCAAGGCGGTGGTCGAGGAATGGGACCTCGGCGGTCGTGCGTCCATGCAGCACGACATGCTCGTGCACCCGGACGGGCGGATCTACTCGGTCGACATGACCCAGGACCAGCTCTACCGGCTCACGCCCGAGACCGGGGCCCGTGAAGCCTGGTCGATTCCGCACGGAGACCTGCCGCTGGGCGGTGTGTTCGCCAGCGCGGGGCCGCCGATGGTGCCGAACGCCAATGCGCACGTCGGGCCCCACTCGTTGCAGGTGGCGCCGGATGGCAACGTCTGGATCACCCTCGCACTGGGCAACCAGCTGGCGCGCTTCGATGTCGAGACCGAGACGTTCACGACGGTCACGCTCGAAGAGGGCTTCTACCCGCACACGCTGCGCTTCGATCTGCGCGGACGCATCTGGTACACGATCGCCGCCTCGAACCACCTCGGCATGTACGACCCCCACACCGAGGAGCGACGCGAGCTCCGTCTCCCGGCGCGGACCTTCGGCCAGGCCTTCGCCATGCGTATGATGCCGCTGGCCCTCTGGATCGGGCGCCACGTCGATCTGCGAGGCACGGCGGCCGACGGCGATGGGTTCACGGCGCCGATTCCCTACGGCATCGACGTCGCGCCGAACGGGGCGGTCTGGTTCAGCCAGCTGAACGAGCACCGGATCGGACGCATCGATCCCGACAGCTTTGCGATCGAGATGGTCGAGACGCCGTTCACGGCACCGCGGCGGCTGCGGTTCGACGACGAGGGCATGCTCTGGATCCCCGGTTTCTCCTCGGGGGTGCTCGCGCGCTTCGACCCCGAGACCCGGGAGTTCCGCGAGTACCCCTTGCCGATCGAGCCGGCCGGAACCGAGACGCCCTACGCGCTCCACGTCCATCGGCCGAGCGGGGACGTGTGGATCTGCGGCACCAACAGCGACACGCTGATCCGCTTCGTCCCCGAGACCGAGACTTTCACGGTCTTCCCCCTCCCGACCCGTGTCACGTACACCCGCGAGATCGACTTCGACGACGAAGGTCGGGTCTGGACCTCGAACTCCAACCAACCGACCTGGCAGATCGAAGGAGGCACGCCGCGGCTCTTGCGGCTGGACCCGCGTGGCGTCCCGGATCCCGACTACGCACGCCAAGAGGGGACGCGGCGCTGA
- the gltX gene encoding glutamate--tRNA ligase, whose product MPVTTRFAPSPTGHLHIGGARTALYNWALARDDGRFLLRVEDTDAARSSEEAAAGILEDLLWLGIVWSEGPVAEGAGGDPREIGPFRQAERLSLYRKAVDRLIAEGRAYPAFETPEELDALRRQAREEKRNFRYRCAADFDRDAALARAASEPHVVRFRMPETPLRVVDEILGEIEFGEEHLDDFVIWKRDGFPTYHLAVVVDDEAMGITHVLRGQEHLNNTPRHAALQEALGYRAPVYAHLPVIFNADGSKMSKRDKDKAARAAVRQALKEDSARKADFEALVPEATAPKGLDGWLKDKRSQLPTDLLDGLALDLGLALPCIEVEDFRRAGFLPDVLCNYLALLGWSPGEKDDEGKDLERFDRAFLQARFALDRVGVSNARFDMDKLLAFNQQTIAEQDDADFLAAWRDWASRYAVADAARDSDWLTRFAAMIRSRCRTLADVSRRDGPGGFAWVDDDAYAFDAKAVEKWLRKGEPDGFTRLEAAGAALATLEDWASEAIEARMETLAEELGVGLGKLAQPLRVAVTGSASSPPLGDTLAALGPEAVARRIARCLAECR is encoded by the coding sequence ATGCCTGTGACGACCCGCTTTGCCCCTTCTCCTACCGGTCACTTGCATATCGGCGGGGCGCGCACGGCTCTGTACAACTGGGCGCTGGCCCGGGACGACGGCCGGTTTCTGCTGAGGGTGGAAGACACCGATGCGGCGCGATCGTCCGAGGAGGCGGCCGCCGGGATCCTCGAAGACCTCCTGTGGCTGGGGATCGTCTGGAGCGAAGGCCCCGTGGCGGAGGGCGCCGGGGGGGACCCGCGCGAGATCGGGCCGTTTCGCCAGGCCGAGCGCCTCTCGCTCTACCGCAAGGCGGTGGACCGCCTGATCGCGGAGGGCCGGGCCTACCCGGCCTTCGAAACCCCCGAGGAACTCGACGCGCTGCGTCGCCAGGCGCGGGAGGAGAAGCGGAACTTCCGCTACCGGTGCGCGGCCGACTTCGACCGCGACGCGGCCCTCGCACGGGCGGCCTCGGAGCCCCACGTCGTGCGGTTTCGGATGCCCGAGACACCGCTCCGAGTGGTCGACGAGATCCTCGGCGAGATCGAGTTCGGCGAAGAGCACCTCGACGACTTCGTGATCTGGAAGCGGGACGGCTTCCCGACCTATCACCTGGCGGTGGTGGTCGACGACGAGGCGATGGGCATCACCCACGTGCTCCGCGGCCAGGAACACCTCAACAACACGCCGCGCCACGCGGCCTTGCAGGAAGCGTTGGGTTATCGCGCGCCCGTCTACGCCCATCTGCCCGTGATCTTCAACGCCGACGGCTCGAAGATGTCGAAGCGCGACAAGGACAAGGCGGCTCGGGCGGCCGTGCGCCAGGCGTTGAAGGAAGACAGCGCCCGGAAGGCGGACTTCGAGGCCCTGGTTCCCGAGGCGACGGCGCCGAAGGGCCTCGACGGCTGGTTGAAGGACAAGCGCTCCCAGCTGCCGACCGACCTGCTCGACGGGCTGGCGCTCGATCTGGGCCTCGCGCTGCCCTGCATCGAGGTCGAAGACTTCCGACGCGCGGGCTTCCTGCCCGACGTGCTCTGCAACTATCTGGCGCTCCTGGGTTGGAGCCCTGGCGAGAAGGATGACGAGGGCAAGGACCTCGAGCGTTTCGACCGCGCTTTCCTGCAAGCGCGCTTCGCGCTGGACCGGGTCGGCGTGTCGAACGCGCGCTTCGACATGGACAAGCTGCTCGCCTTCAACCAACAGACGATCGCCGAGCAGGACGATGCCGACTTCCTCGCGGCGTGGCGCGACTGGGCCAGCCGCTATGCCGTGGCGGACGCCGCGCGGGATTCGGATTGGCTCACGCGCTTTGCCGCGATGATCCGCTCCCGCTGCCGCACGCTCGCAGACGTCAGCCGGCGCGACGGTCCGGGCGGCTTCGCCTGGGTCGACGATGACGCCTACGCCTTCGACGCGAAGGCGGTGGAGAAATGGCTGCGGAAAGGCGAGCCCGACGGCTTCACCCGGCTCGAGGCCGCGGGTGCCGCGCTGGCCACCCTGGAAGATTGGGCGTCCGAGGCGATCGAGGCGCGGATGGAGACGCTGGCCGAGGAACTCGGGGTGGGCCTGGGCAAGCTCGCCCAGCCCCTGCGCGTGGCGGTCACCGGGTCGGCCTCGAGCCCGCCGCTCGGCGACACCCTCGCGGCCCTGGGCCCCGAGGCCG
- a CDS encoding autotransporter outer membrane beta-barrel domain-containing protein, which translates to MRAWLAALAILLLGPTATAATFFVTSTADSGPGTLRAAVTAAAASPDLTNTIQFQLPASSTISLVTLLPPVTTNLVLDGSASPGVTIDAGALMPFFAPTSSLTFQDVSVTGGTSTLDLGFGVLTLQETGAGTFATNVNEPIFTIVKSGAGTTTIPTGTVMLTTLLGEIQINEGTLEVNGVVSGAQGVRVGPNGTLGGSGGGNIGGPTTIEGRVAPTTTSGSLTFFNGVTFTPGSVYAVDILPGNIGDTINSDTVTIQPGARLDILSQPSSITTDTTVTLVNTTTALTGSFQIPDFAFLDETVAQTATTLMLTLGPNGQTLSTLAQTDNQRAVAGTLTGLAPGTGDLADVLDAIDRSTTGDIAPLLDAIGGEPLTAFATGRQMLGERTARALHRRVRDRAWGQAEAFYASRLDTTETTASGFLGAGLATPMGHFAMGAPAARADTTTPAPVSAPRRHGPDRAGVWVDSFGLFGTLEGERGEAEVETTLFGGMLGFDAWLTDEIMVGLAGGYARGDLDPQGREADLTTDTIHGALYAGWTDSKGFLSAYGRFAHTLQSSRRRIETTQLNRTASADWDAQDFGAGAEAGLTVFSREHWGFQPLVGIDWLRLTEESFRESGAGSLNLDVDPEDLESVTGRFGGRVFGRIELDPRVELVPELRVFWQREFGDRDRALQANLIGTGPAGTLRVRGPELPRDAIIAGVGWSAAIGDVLQILLDYDVLLDSDRLEHQGNLALRLRF; encoded by the coding sequence GTGCGCGCCTGGCTCGCGGCGCTCGCCATCCTGCTGCTCGGCCCGACGGCCACGGCCGCGACGTTCTTCGTGACGTCGACCGCCGACTCGGGCCCCGGCACCCTGCGCGCCGCGGTGACGGCGGCGGCGGCCTCGCCGGATCTCACCAACACCATCCAGTTCCAGCTCCCCGCGAGCTCCACGATCAGTCTCGTCACCCTGTTGCCGCCAGTGACGACGAACCTCGTGCTCGACGGAAGCGCGTCGCCCGGGGTCACCATCGATGCTGGCGCGCTGATGCCCTTCTTCGCGCCGACCAGCAGCCTGACCTTCCAGGACGTCAGCGTCACTGGGGGCACGAGCACGCTCGATCTCGGCTTCGGCGTGCTCACGCTGCAGGAGACCGGCGCCGGCACCTTCGCGACCAACGTGAACGAGCCGATCTTCACGATCGTCAAGTCGGGCGCGGGCACGACGACGATCCCCACCGGCACGGTGATGCTGACCACCCTGCTCGGTGAGATTCAGATCAACGAAGGCACGCTCGAGGTGAACGGCGTCGTGTCGGGGGCCCAGGGCGTACGCGTCGGTCCCAACGGAACGCTCGGTGGCTCGGGCGGCGGCAACATCGGCGGCCCCACCACCATCGAAGGACGCGTCGCGCCCACGACCACCTCGGGCAGTCTGACCTTCTTCAACGGCGTCACCTTCACGCCCGGCTCGGTCTATGCGGTCGACATCCTGCCCGGAAACATCGGCGACACGATCAACTCGGACACGGTCACGATCCAACCGGGCGCGCGCCTCGATATCCTGAGCCAGCCCTCCTCGATCACGACCGACACCACGGTCACGCTGGTCAACACGACGACCGCCCTCACCGGCAGCTTCCAGATCCCAGACTTCGCGTTCCTCGACGAGACCGTCGCCCAGACCGCGACGACGCTGATGCTGACCCTGGGCCCGAACGGCCAGACGCTCTCGACGCTGGCGCAGACCGACAACCAGCGGGCCGTCGCTGGGACGCTCACCGGCCTCGCGCCGGGCACGGGCGACCTCGCCGACGTCCTCGACGCGATCGATCGCTCGACGACCGGTGACATCGCCCCGCTGCTGGACGCGATCGGCGGCGAGCCGCTGACCGCCTTCGCCACGGGTCGCCAGATGCTCGGCGAGCGGACCGCCCGGGCGCTGCACCGCCGCGTGCGCGACCGCGCCTGGGGCCAGGCCGAGGCGTTCTACGCGAGCCGACTGGACACCACCGAGACGACCGCGAGCGGTTTCCTCGGAGCCGGCTTGGCCACTCCGATGGGCCACTTCGCGATGGGCGCCCCGGCCGCGCGCGCCGACACGACGACACCCGCTCCGGTGAGTGCGCCGCGTCGCCATGGCCCCGACCGCGCCGGGGTCTGGGTCGACAGCTTCGGACTGTTCGGAACCCTCGAAGGCGAACGCGGTGAGGCCGAGGTCGAGACGACGCTGTTCGGCGGCATGCTCGGCTTCGACGCCTGGCTCACCGACGAGATCATGGTCGGCCTGGCCGGTGGGTATGCGCGCGGCGACCTGGATCCCCAGGGACGCGAAGCCGATCTCACCACCGACACGATCCACGGCGCGCTCTATGCGGGCTGGACCGATTCGAAGGGCTTCCTGTCGGCCTACGGCCGCTTCGCCCACACCCTGCAGAGTTCGCGGCGCCGGATCGAAACGACCCAGCTCAACCGCACGGCCAGCGCCGACTGGGACGCCCAGGACTTCGGAGCCGGGGCCGAAGCCGGCCTCACCGTGTTCTCGCGCGAGCACTGGGGTTTCCAACCGCTCGTCGGCATCGATTGGCTGCGCTTGACCGAGGAGAGTTTCCGTGAGTCGGGCGCGGGCTCGCTGAACCTCGACGTGGACCCGGAAGATCTCGAGAGCGTCACGGGGCGCTTCGGAGGACGCGTGTTCGGCCGCATCGAGCTCGACCCGCGGGTCGAGCTGGTCCCCGAGCTGCGCGTCTTCTGGCAGCGCGAGTTCGGCGACCGCGACCGCGCGCTCCAGGCCAATCTGATCGGGACCGGACCCGCCGGTACGCTCCGCGTGCGTGGCCCCGAGCTGCCCCGCGACGCCATCATCGCCGGCGTCGGCTGGAGCGCCGCGATCGGCGACGTATTGCAGATCCTGCTCGACTACGACGTGCTGCTCGACAGCGACCGTCTCGAGCACCAGGGCAACCTGGCGCTGCGCCTGCGCTTCTAG
- the rpsR gene encoding 30S ribosomal protein S18: MSVKSRLRAKARKRDRKNKKRSFSRKKVSRLTTDKTLVVDYKDPKLLRSFLSETGKILPRRITGNTAKQQREVALAIKRARHLALLPYPPNMA, translated from the coding sequence ATGTCGGTGAAGTCGCGGCTGCGGGCCAAGGCGCGCAAGCGCGACCGCAAGAACAAGAAGCGCTCCTTCTCGCGCAAGAAGGTCTCGCGGCTCACGACGGACAAGACGCTCGTCGTCGACTACAAGGACCCGAAGCTTCTGCGCAGCTTCCTCTCCGAGACGGGGAAGATCCTGCCGCGGCGCATCACGGGCAACACGGCGAAGCAGCAGCGCGAAGTGGCGCTCGCGATCAAGCGAGCCCGTCACCTCGCCCTGCTCCCCTACCCGCCGAACATGGCGTAG
- a CDS encoding pyrroloquinoline quinone-dependent dehydrogenase: MLRTLQVALELAAVGLLALACGEGVTSPRSGPIAEWPVYGGDPGGQQWSPLTEIGPENVSALEPAWTFHTGDVSAGDEDGRNKTAFQATPIVVEDRLFFCSPLNRVFALDPATGEALWTYDPEVAPTGHWLRTCRGVAFVRTAAEGACAARVFTGTMDARLIALDAQTGLPCADFGVNGNIDLRAGVGVEASDEYAVTSPPTVIGDVVVVGSQVSDGQRVDAPSGVVRGFDVHNGALRWAFDPAAPGTPPKPAAPDGTLQYHAGTPNAWSILAADPARGLVFLPTGNPSPDFFGGARAGSDHFGSAVVALDAATGAVRWHFQTVHHDLWDYDVAAQPTLLDFTTEAGVVPALLQATKMGHLFLLDRTSGVPVFPVEERPVPASTLPDEQAAPTQPFPTHLEGLLPEHLGPEQAWGLFPWERNACAAQIDALDHGGLFVPPSLRGTLQSPGVAGGVNWGGVAVDPETGVAVLNVNRMPNVERVVPRDEADAVVVERPRSTLFPQRGTPYAHFQSVLVSDLGVPCTAPPWGTLLALELETGEVRWEVPFGSTRGLAPFPFWFEWGLPSMGGPIVTASGLVFIGAAMDDALRAYDLDTGDLLWKATLPAGGQATPLTYRLAGGRQFVVIAAGGHGTLGTTLGDSLVAFALPEAGEATRTPPGLEASRPAGARTRPAGVQKP; this comes from the coding sequence GTGCTCCGAACGCTGCAGGTGGCGCTCGAACTCGCCGCCGTCGGCCTCCTGGCACTGGCATGTGGGGAGGGCGTGACTTCGCCGCGGAGTGGACCGATCGCCGAATGGCCGGTGTACGGGGGCGATCCGGGTGGGCAGCAGTGGTCGCCGCTCACCGAGATCGGGCCCGAGAACGTCTCCGCACTCGAGCCCGCGTGGACGTTCCATACCGGCGATGTCTCGGCGGGCGACGAGGATGGCCGCAACAAGACCGCCTTCCAGGCCACGCCCATCGTGGTCGAGGATCGACTCTTCTTCTGTTCCCCGCTGAATCGCGTGTTCGCCCTCGACCCCGCGACCGGAGAAGCCCTCTGGACCTACGACCCCGAGGTCGCGCCGACCGGGCATTGGCTGCGGACCTGTCGCGGCGTGGCGTTCGTGCGAACGGCAGCGGAGGGCGCGTGTGCCGCGCGCGTGTTCACCGGAACCATGGACGCGCGGCTGATCGCGCTCGACGCCCAGACGGGCCTTCCCTGCGCGGACTTCGGCGTGAACGGGAACATCGACCTGCGGGCGGGCGTCGGCGTCGAGGCGTCGGACGAGTACGCGGTGACCTCGCCGCCGACGGTGATCGGCGACGTGGTGGTGGTCGGCTCCCAGGTCTCCGACGGCCAGCGGGTCGACGCGCCGAGCGGCGTCGTTCGGGGCTTCGACGTCCACAACGGGGCCCTGCGTTGGGCCTTCGACCCGGCGGCGCCCGGGACTCCTCCGAAACCAGCGGCGCCCGACGGCACGCTCCAGTACCACGCCGGTACGCCGAACGCGTGGTCGATCCTTGCCGCCGATCCGGCGCGAGGGCTCGTGTTCCTGCCGACGGGCAACCCGAGCCCGGACTTCTTCGGCGGTGCGCGGGCCGGGAGCGACCACTTCGGCAGTGCGGTCGTGGCGCTCGACGCGGCGACCGGTGCCGTGCGTTGGCACTTCCAGACCGTGCACCACGACCTCTGGGACTACGATGTCGCGGCCCAGCCGACACTCCTCGACTTCACGACCGAGGCGGGCGTGGTGCCCGCACTGCTGCAGGCCACGAAGATGGGGCACCTCTTCCTGCTCGACCGCACGTCCGGCGTTCCCGTGTTTCCGGTCGAGGAGCGTCCGGTTCCGGCCTCGACCCTGCCCGACGAGCAGGCGGCGCCGACCCAGCCCTTTCCGACCCATCTGGAAGGGCTGTTGCCCGAGCACCTGGGGCCCGAACAGGCCTGGGGCCTCTTTCCCTGGGAGCGCAACGCGTGTGCGGCACAGATCGATGCCCTCGACCACGGGGGTTTGTTCGTGCCCCCGAGTCTGCGCGGCACCCTGCAGTCGCCGGGCGTGGCGGGCGGCGTGAACTGGGGTGGGGTCGCGGTCGACCCGGAGACGGGCGTCGCGGTGCTCAACGTCAACCGCATGCCGAACGTCGAGCGCGTGGTGCCCCGCGACGAAGCCGACGCGGTGGTGGTCGAGCGTCCGCGCTCGACGCTCTTTCCCCAACGCGGCACGCCCTACGCACACTTCCAATCCGTGCTGGTCTCCGATCTCGGCGTCCCCTGCACGGCGCCGCCCTGGGGAACCCTGCTGGCCCTCGAGCTCGAGACTGGGGAGGTCCGCTGGGAGGTGCCCTTCGGATCGACCCGGGGCTTGGCGCCGTTCCCCTTCTGGTTCGAGTGGGGCCTGCCGAGCATGGGCGGGCCGATCGTCACGGCGAGCGGTCTCGTCTTCATCGGTGCGGCGATGGACGATGCGCTCCGCGCCTACGATCTCGACACCGGCGATCTGCTCTGGAAGGCCACGCTTCCCGCAGGCGGCCAGGCCACTCCGCTCACCTACCGTCTGGCCGGAGGCCGTCAGTTCGTGGTGATCGCCGCGGGCGGGCACGGGACCCTCGGAACGACCCTCGGCGACAGCCTGGTGGCGTTCGCCCTTCCCGAAGCTGGCGAGGCGACACGTACTCCGCCGGGCCTGGAAGCTTCGCGCCCGGCCGGAGCACGGACACGCCCCGCCGGCGTCCAGAAGCCGTGA